Genomic segment of Delphinus delphis chromosome 12, mDelDel1.2, whole genome shotgun sequence:
AGGAGGAAAGTGGCCTGAGATGAGACAGGAGATATTGGGTAGGTACCAGGTCATGTGGGGCCTTGGGGGCTGCATTAATGATTTGGACTTTAAGAGCAACGAGAAACATGGAAAGTTTTAAAGCaaagagtgacatgatcagacatgtgtttttaaaagaatactttgTAGAGAATGGATGGGTGGAGGTAAGAGTAGACCTAGGGAGACCAGATTGGAGGCTATAGTGGGAGGCCAGGCTAGAGAAGATGATGGCTTGGATTATGATATTGGCTGTAGAAATGGAGAAGTTGATAGATCTGAGAAATATTTACGAAGTTGAATTGATAGGATTTGGCATTTGAATAGATATGTTGAGGTTGGGGGAAGAGCTGTTTACAGAGCTAGGGACCATTCTTGGAGCAGCAAGTTTGGAGGGGAGGACGATGAGTTTGGTGTTAACAAGTAGAATTTCAGGTACTTGGGAGCTATCCAAGTGGCTATATCAATTAGAGAATTGAATATATAGAACTGGAGCACAGAGAAGTCTGGACTGGAAATACAAATTTAGGAATCATTTAGATACTAAGTGAAGCCATAAACTGTAGTGATCACTAGAGGGTGgcactggaagaaaaagaagacttaGGACCATTCAACGGTTAGAGTTGAAAGAAGTCAGTTGGTTAAGGATTGCTGAAAAGGGAGACACAGGATGTGAACAACCTTAAATGCAAaggacaaaaggaaggaaaactacTATTTCTTGAATGTCTTTTATGTTCTGGGAgttttcacatgcattatcttacttaatcctcatGTCAACGCTGTGAGCCAGGTAAGCATTCCTATCCTCACTTTTTCTACTGAGGAAATAGCTGTTCAGAGAAGTTGAATAATCTAGTTACTGTCACACATCTTGTAATCAATGGGATTCCCTCCCGTGCTGGAGGATCTGGGCAAGTGCCTTGCCAGGTAGTGACATTGGGTGGGGAGCGCAGGGCCAGAATCCCTTTTACCCAGCACTATAGTGCCAAGCAGGTAAGCCAAAGCAGAGGAAGGGTAGTCCAAAAAGCAAAGCCAAGTGCAACAGGAAAACAGTTCAAGAGCCAAATGGTCCATTCAGAAGTCAGGTTGCCGGAGCCAAAACCTCACCCAGTAATTGGTCCAAAACTCAAGTGAATCACAAGCAGTAGAACTTGATCAAAGAGAAGGCTAAGGAAGGCCAGGAAACTTCAGAACTGGGGAAGCCACCAGCTAAGCCTCAAGTTTCCAGTTGCGCTGGCATTTGGGTCCTGGGTATTCGAAGATGGGGAAGAGGTGAGGAGACAGGTTTTGTAGAGTTGAAGAACGAAACAAATAGGCCCTCGAGAGAATAACATGACTGGGAATGTTTTGTGGAAAGATTCTTCTGGCGCCTCTGTGAAGAAGGGCCTCAAGGTGGGAGAATATGGACACCTCGGATGCAATGCATAGACTCAACTCCCCTCTGCAGAGTGGAGCATGGGTAGGATGCTGGCTTGGTCCCTGGGCTTGAGGAATTACACTTGATTTGTATCctagaggaaaaaatatgaaGACCCCAAAGTGGAACACCAAACACAGGCCTGGTCTGTCCAGGATTCTCAAGGAGGCAGGAGCTGTCAGGCAAGCCAAGCCAGGACACATGCATGTGTTAAGGGCTTGCTTAGAAATGAGTCTTCTCATTGGTACAGAACTTCAGGAGGATCAATGGTTTCATTTGAGCCTCAAAACCATTTTAAAACTAATTGTTtcaaatagatgaggaaactaaggctagGGCAAGGTAAATgactgcccaaagtcacacagttggaTGGAGATTAGAACTGCAACTTGAGTCCAAGTTTTGTTTTATGCAaattctgtgtctctctctgttaAGGAAAAGAGattggtcagggaaggcttcacggAGGAGGAGGTGCTTGAACTGCCCACGCGGCAGGGCACCAAGTACAGAAGAGTAACAGGGCCCTCCTGGCAAAGTCacaaagatgcaacacagcaCAGCCAGAAGGAAACGAAAAATGGTTCCTAGaattgtgagctccttgaggacaggaaggTCCAGCTCCTAGAATAAGGCCTGAGGTTTAGCAGGTGCTGGGTGACTGTTTGAAGGAATGAATGTGTGGAACACAGAGTCTCTCTAGGAGAGTAGCTGGAAGTGAGGCTGGGAAGTGGCAGGAGTCAGAAGACGGAGAGGTTTTATACAATATGGAAGGCTGGtgttggaggaggggaggggacgaGGGTGCATGTGCGGAGAGGATGTGTGGAGAGAATCAGCTGGAAGCTGGttccaggagagagaaaagggaggccAGAAGTAAACCAGGGTagggagaggaaaggacagaGTCAAGAAACATTTAGGAGTTAGAATGCCTGGCAACACCCTTAAGGGGAGGGGTGACATGTACGAGTCTGCCGGCAGAAAGGCAGGAGCAGAAGAGAGACAGGGGATGCTGGTTGTGGAGGAAACAGGTGTGGGTAGCGGATACCCCGCATTCCCCCCCAGCTAGGCTGCAACCTCAACAGTCACTCCTGGGGCAGAACGCCAGAGAGGGAGGGGCCTACCGGACTGGAGAAGTCATTAGCAACCTGCCAGAACCGGGTTAACAAAGGCAGGACTACAACTCCCAGCATGCTCCGGCCCAGTGGGGTGACGGCGGGCGGTGGCTGCGCTGCACCCGTCTGGTGCGCACAGGACCTGGGTCGGCACCGGAGCCTGTCATTCCGGAGGGGTCTGTGGGGGTGCGAGCGGGCATGCACCCGGGTCCCCAGCGCACTGGCGGCGCAGGGCTCGCGATTCCCGCCCCACGGCCCCGCCCCTTGCCCCACCCCAGCCGGGCGGCTTAGCTGGGGCCGCAGCGCGGCGGCAACATCACTCTCGCTGCCGCTGCTCCGCCCCATCgccttctgtttttctctctcattctccggTGGCGACGGCGGGGAAGGAGGAGGCAGGGGCAGCAGCAGCCGCGCTGGCTGCAATGAATGATCCCCCAGCTGGGGGAGAGGACTCCAGGTGAGCCTCTGCCCTCGGGAGGGCCGGGACCCCCGGTCGCCCAGGACCTGCAGCCCCCCCGCCATGGATCcctagaggaggaggaggacaaggAGAAGACAGCTCTGccgcccacccccatcccattttcctcttcctttatcTCATTGTTGCTGTAGCTGTTTACGGCAGGGCTCCCGCTGCCCCAGCATGGGGCGGGCTCCGGGTACTGCCATTCGGCCGGCGCTTCTCCCGCTGCTGCCCGGCGATTCTGCCTAATTCTCCCTCCGCAGCTGGTGCAGCGAGGACCGGAGAGCGGTGGAGGCCCGGACTGCAGCAGCGACGGGGCCACCTCCCAGCATCCCCACCCTAGGAGTCTACAGGCGGATTGAAGAACGGCGCCTGGGGGCTGGGCCGGCCCCGCCGATACGGACCTAGGGAGGACATCAGGACCGCCTAGGCTgcggagaggggtggggggggtcagGAAGGACAGAGCAGCAAGATGGCCAGTAAAACCAAGGCCAGTGAGGCCCTGAAGGTGGTGGCCCGGTGCCGCCCCCTCAGCCGGAAGGAGGAGGCTTCTGGTCACGAGCAGATCCTGACCATGGACGTGAAACTGGGCCAGGTGACACTGCGAAACCCCCGCGCTGCCCTAGGGGAGCTGCCCAAGACCTTCACCTTTGATGCCGTGTATGATGCCAGCTCCAAGCAGGCAGACTTGTATGATGAAACCGTGAGGCCCCTGGTAGACTCGGTGCTTCAAGGTTTCAATGGCACCGTGTTTGCCTATGGACAGACCGGCACGGGCAAGACCTACAccatgcaggggacctgggtggAGCCCGAGCAGCGCGGGGTCATCCCCAATGCCTTTGAGCATATCTTCACCCACATCTCGCGCTCCCAGAACCAGCAGTACTTGGTCCGGGCCTCCTACCTGGAGATCTACCAGGAGGAGATTCGGGACCTGCTCTCCAAGGAGCCTGGCAAGAGGCTAGAGCTGAAGGAGAACCCTGAGACAGGCGTCTACATCAAGGACCTGTCCTCCTTCGTCACCAAGAATGTCAAGGAGATTGAGCACGTGATGAACCTGGGGAACCAGACCCGGGCGGTGGGTAGTACACACATGAATGAGGTCAGCTCCCGCTCCCACGCCATCTTTGTCATCACCGTGGAGTGCAGTGAGCGTGGCTTGGATGGCCAGGACCACATCCGTGTGGGCAAGCTCAACCTCGTGGACCTGGCTGGAAGCGAGAGGCAGAACAAGGCAGGCCCCAACGCGGCTGGAGGGACGGCCACGCAGCCCAcgggtggtggcggtggtggaggtggtggtggtagtggagaGAGGCCTAAGGAAGCCTCCAAAATCAACCTCTCGCTGTCTGCCCTGGGCAACGTGATCGCTGCTCTGGCGGGCAACAGGAGCACCCATATCCCCTACCGGGACTCCAAGCTGACCCGGCTGCTCCAGGACTCTCTGGGGGGGAATGCCAAGACCATCATGGTGGCCACCCTGGGGCCAGCCTCTCACAGCTACGATGAGAGCCTCTCCACCCTGCGCTTTGCCAACCGGGCCAAGAACATCAAGAACAAGCCCCGGGTGAACGAGGACCCCAAGGACACGCTGCTGCGGGAATTCCAGGAGGAGATCGCCCGCCTGAAGGCCCAACTGGAGAAGAAGGGGATGCTGGGAAAGCGGCTCCGGAGGAAGAGCAGCCGCAGGAAGAAGGCCGTGTCAGCCCCAGCTGGGTACCCTGAGGGGCCACTGATGGAGGCCTGGGTGGCCGAAGAGGAGGATGACAACAACAACTACCGCCTGCCCCAGCCCACCCTGGAGTCGGCCTTGGACAAGAACATGGAGAATTACCTGCAGGAGCAGaaggagcagctggaggaggagaaggcGGCCATCCAGGATGACCGCAGCCTGGTGAGCGAGGAGAAGCAGAAGCTgctggaggagaaggagaagatgcTGGAAGACCTGCGGCGGGAGCAGCAGGCCACAGAGCTGCTCGCAGCCAAGTACAAGGTAAGAGCCCCCGAGGGAGCAGGGGCTCTCCAGAGGTGTCCAGAGGGATCTGGGCTGGCAGGCTTTTCTTTGAGGGTCTGTGACCTGGCCGGAAGCAAAGTGTCCTGCCCTCCTGCCAAGAGCTCCCCTGGAGAAGGCAGGCGAATTTCTGCGACTCTGGACTGCCAGGCAGAGCCTCCCTGGAGCACCtaggaggacacacacacacacacacgcacgcacgcacgcacgcacacacagagcAAAGCAGCAGGCAGTCTCTCAAGCCAGTGAGCTTGGACTGGTCTGACCTGCTGCCTGTCAGTCTCTGCTGGTGGCCCCCAGTACCGGTCAGGTCCACGGACAGCCAGGCGGGCACTCAGCCCCGTCTGGGTGTGGGTTCTCACTCTTGCCTGGCCACTTCCCTCATGACGTCCTCCCTTTGCAGCACCATCAAACCTCACACCATTTTAATATCTGACGTTTGGAcacttcacagtttacaaaaTGCCCcacatacatgatctcatttgattcttacgGTAGCCATCCGGGGTCCTGCTCCTtaaacccccattttacaggtgagggacTAAGGCTCAGAAGAGTGACATGACTGAGGTTCCATCCTACACAGTGGCAGGGCTGAGCTGGAACCAGTGGCCCTTGGGCTCTTTTAGTTCTTGGATGGCGAGGCAGGATTATACATGGGTCCTGCTCCCTGTGAAAGTGGTCCAGTGGTCCCCTGGGCCCATTGTGTAGAATCTTAGGAAGGAGATCACGCAGAAGGTTGGAAAGAGCACTGGGGTCTATGCTGGAGACCTGGCATCTTGGCCTAGCTCTGCTACAGCTCATTGAGTGACCTTGTGTACGttgcttcttcccttcctcaagcctcagtttccctttttgTAAAACAGAGGGTTGGCCTGGGTGATCTCTGAGGTTCTTCTGATCTGAAAAACAAACCAACTGGCCCCCACACCCAGACCTCATCCTAGTAAGTTCCAATTCCCCATTGCCCTGAGAGATATCAGGGCCTCTGCGTCCTTCCTGAGCTGCTCCCTTCCCTGGGGAAGCCTCCAGGCCCCGTTGGAACTAAGCTGCAGAGGCCCCCTGCCTGGCCAACCACAGACCTGTTAAGTTTCAATGCTGCAGATGCCATGACTCAATGTTCCAGGCATTTCCAGGTCCCTGGAGTCCTTAACACTGAAGGTTGGAGGAAGAATGCAAGGAACCATGAGCTGATGACTTGCTGGGGGGAGAAGAACATTACCAGATCTTAGTCCCTCTCAGGAGTGTGGGCTGGGgtgcagggaagccctgcctgggaGGGAGAGTGGCAACGGCTGGAAGAGGGACAGATGAGCTGCAGGCCATTGTCTGTGTTATGGGAATGTGCTGCTACACCAGGGGCTCTGGCCTTGCTTATTTAGTATTTAATTCACCTCCAGGAGCTCAGCAAGGGTTATGCTGAGCCGCTTCCTCAAAGGGATTGGTACATTTGGGGTCCTCCTGGGAGAAGCAGGATGTTAAAGGCAGGACAGTTAGACTCAGCTctcccaggaggaaggggacccAGGCAGTCTAGTGCTTCCCACCAGGAAATCTTACATGGGCAATCTGTCACCAGTTTCATTACCAAgagccccaccaccaccccttactcccttccccacccacccttaAAGCTGGGGGTCAACGGAGGCTAAGAGAGTGCACTTTAGCCCTGAGCAAATGGGTAGAAGGGATGAAGCGAAGGATCCAATGGGATCTCCCATTGTTGGCCACTCCCTGGTTCCCTCAGTAAGGTTCTTGGATCTAAGGCAATGTGGTGCATGGATAATGGGACTGTCAAGAGATCAGGGCGGCCAGAGCCAGAATTCTTGTACCAGAGGCATAGCCCACAGAATCCCCCCATCTTACAGCTGCCAGGGGCcttggaaaactgaggcccagacttGCCCAGGGCCATACAGGTGAGTTAAGGAGAGCCAGACTCTTTGTACTTGCTCCGGCTTCTTTCCATTACACCAACGTCCTGATGTTGTTACCTGTGCTACCTGATAATCAgagtaattcatttttatgtaaCTCTTTTATGTTTTAATCTCATGGAATCCTCCCAGCAACCTCAAGAGATGAGTATTACTATCTCCATTTGACAGTGATGAAAACCAAGGCTGGCGACTGTCTCCGTGACATGGGCTGATAGGCAGGCggagccaggactggaacccaggtcttctgatggCCCCAGACCTGTGCTCTTTCCAAGTTTTCACGGATTCCTCCACATTTGATCTCTGTGTGACTCGGGGCAGAGGACTTTGCCTCTCTAGACCTCAGGTTTCCATTGGCCTGATGAGGGGAAGTCTGACACAGCTTCCTAGGGACTGGGTGCAATGGTCATTATGTGCCAGGCTTTCAGATATAAGTGAAGGGGGAGGGTTGCCTGGTAAATTCCAGGGGGGGGATGATTCCACATTCTGTGACTTCTTGTCACACCCAGCCCTGGACGAACAGCGGCCAGCAAGCCCTGAGTGGAGCCTGTATAGAGGACCCCGACCTCCCTATAGTCCTTAAGGGACTGCTGGTTCAGTGTTGGATGTTTCTAGGATAGAGGAAGCAATTTGAGGGCTCTTGAGGGATCCACTGGGTAATGAGGGGAGGAGCGTGTGAGAGATAATCCCAGGCCTGCCCATTTCACAGGGTTGtgctgaagattaaatgagatcattagtGTGAGGGCATTTGAAATATGTTGAAAGCACTACATCAGTGGAGGGCATTAGCAGCCACTGGGTGGCTTCTGTCTGCCAAGCAGGGGTCCAGTGATCTCTAGGACTGACATCTTTGTCATTGGCTTAACGCTTTCCTTCCCCTGCCATCCCGGCTGCCTTGCCATAGCCCTGCAGCCCTGGAACAGTGCCAGGCGAGAAAGATCCGGGAGCCCTCCGAAGGCGGGAGCTCCGGTCCCTCCTGGAAATTAGCTGAGCTTCTGCTCCCCATCTGCAGCACACGCCGGCTCCCACTTTCTGAGTTTCCACAACTCCCCTTGTCGCCTCCCTCATTCCCTTCTTCCAGTTCACACCACCCCTGGGGGCAGCTGAGCAGTAGCTGATGCGACCCAGTGCCCTCATTCACTCTCTCTGACTCATCTTACAGTCTGTCTCGCCTGCTTTCCCTGCCCGCCACCTCTAGGCTCCCCGTTCCCTTTGTTCTCCCCTCACTGTGTACAAACACCATGCCTGTCTCCTTGGCGTCTCCCTTCATATTTACCTTGGGCCTCAGGGGATGGGAGGGTGTGCAAGTGCCTGAGGGTTTGTGATTGTCATTAGCGCCCTGTTTATCAGTAGTCACTAGCCATCCATACTTACCTCGTGTCTCTGGGAGGGGGGGCTTGATAGCATACTAGACCTGAGAGGTAGGGAGAGTTGGTAAAGTCACAGGCAGAGGCACAGCTGAGGTTATGCCTCTGCACAATGGCGACTCCAGTGTTTGTGCACAAGGCACGTACTGCAGTGAGGACTGGGATGCCCGTAGCTTGGTCTGGAGAAGGCCCACTTTAATTGTGCaaggaacactttttttttttttttttttttttttttttttttgcggtacgcgggcctctcactgctgtggcctctcccgttgcggagcacaggctccggacacgcaggctcagcggccatggctcacgggcccagccgctccgtggcatgtgggatcttcccggaccgggacacgaacccgtgtcccctgcatcggcaggcggactctcaaccactgcgccaccagggaagccccggaacaTTTTTTAATGACTGTTTTCATTTTGAGCTTAAGTTTCTGAGGGCTCGGGCTGGAGGATTTCTAAAGCTTTGATTCTAGATCTTTAGAGGGAAAGAAGAGTATGTGTGTAGGGGAGGCAAGGGCTGCAGATGAGACACTATGCAGGCTGGAACTGACGGGGGGACGGGAAGAGGTAGAAACAACAGCACTGCTTGTTGATCCCCAAGTAAGTAGGtctggagggagggggcggggtgcTGCTTGGCTAGAGCCCAACTCTCTCTGTGGTGGGTATGGGAAAGAGACCCTGCAGAAGCTGCCCCCAAAGCCAGAGGGATGAGGTCACTACAGAGAGTACAGACCGCACTGAGTTTTTACTGTCTATTTGTGGgcccctcttcttcctcccattTCTCAGCATTGGCATTAACCATAAACAGTTATGCAAGAGGTGTTTCAAGCCCGAGAAACAACAATAATTGCAAGAATAATGCCATTTACTTAACACTTGCCACGAGCCAAGCCCTATACCATATATGGTATACaaattatctcatgtaatccCTACAAGCACCTTCCATGAAAGGTGTTAttactgttcccattttatacatgagaaaactgaggatttatgacttgcccaaggccttaTGGTTTGTATATGGCAAATCTAGTTGAACCCAGGTTGGTTTGACACAAACTTGGATCCTCTTTTATGCTTAAAGAATCAGGAACATTGGGCTGGGAACTGGTTGCTGGGGAGGTGCTGAAAAATGACAGGAGCTGGTGTAAACATGTTGAGTTGAAGGTGACAAGAGTCCCATAGGCAGCAGGAGGTGGAGCAGGGGAGTTTAGAAGCAAGCACAGGACTGGAAGTGGAGTTTGGGGGCTTATCTGTAGAAGAGGGCTCAAATGAGCCCCCTGGCCCTCTGTTCTGGACGCTCTCTCCCTTTATGTAAGTGACTCCCAAATCAAGGTCTCCTGTCCAGGTCTTTGCTGACCTTTTTTTGTAGAGTGCTGTTTTCGGAGCATGGATATCAGAGTCAGGCAGGCCTGGGTTTAGTGATTTACTGGTTCtgagacctcagtttcctcatctataaaatgggatagtaACAGTACCTATGTCATAGTTCTATTGAGAGGATGATAATCGACATTAAAGCACTTTGCATAGTTCCTGGCATGTAAGTGTTCGtaaataataactttattacTGTTATCTTCGACTGCTTAATGGATGTTTTCACTTGACTACCTTCCTGATATGTTAAACACATCACATTTTCGTCTGGCATTCAAGGCCTACCAGAGTCTGGCTGTAATATATGTCATCAATCTCGCCTGCCTAAGCAAGAGATAAGAGAACCTAACAGCCAACTCGTCTACCCCATACTTTGAACTCAGGATGTACCTCACTGCCCTTCTGCTGATTGCACTGTTTTTGTATCCTCGATTATCCTGGTAACCAGGGAGTGGGAGTTACGGGAGCAGGTTAAGCTCAATGTAAAGAACTTCTTAATAGTTAGAATTGATCTACTTCTAGAGATAATGGGCTCCAATCCCTGGAAGTGTCCGAGGAGAAACTGAATGCCACAGTTGCTCTAAAGGGATTCAGGTACCAGAAAGCCATTGAACTAGGTGATCTTTAAAGTCCCCTCCTCTTCAAAGTCCTTAATTGTTAAAAGTAGTAaaagtagtattttttaaagcaaaatataaaatgttcagttcatctttttgaaaattaaggtgacaggatttaaatgttaatgaagGAGATCAACCAATAATAGAGATATTTCCAGCTCTCTATCATGGCCAATTAG
This window contains:
- the KIF3C gene encoding kinesin-like protein KIF3C isoform X1; protein product: MASKTKASEALKVVARCRPLSRKEEASGHEQILTMDVKLGQVTLRNPRAALGELPKTFTFDAVYDASSKQADLYDETVRPLVDSVLQGFNGTVFAYGQTGTGKTYTMQGTWVEPEQRGVIPNAFEHIFTHISRSQNQQYLVRASYLEIYQEEIRDLLSKEPGKRLELKENPETGVYIKDLSSFVTKNVKEIEHVMNLGNQTRAVGSTHMNEVSSRSHAIFVITVECSERGLDGQDHIRVGKLNLVDLAGSERQNKAGPNAAGGTATQPTGGGGGGGGGGSGERPKEASKINLSLSALGNVIAALAGNRSTHIPYRDSKLTRLLQDSLGGNAKTIMVATLGPASHSYDESLSTLRFANRAKNIKNKPRVNEDPKDTLLREFQEEIARLKAQLEKKGMLGKRLRRKSSRRKKAVSAPAGYPEGPLMEAWVAEEEDDNNNYRLPQPTLESALDKNMENYLQEQKEQLEEEKAAIQDDRSLVSEEKQKLLEEKEKMLEDLRREQQATELLAAKYKAMESKLLIGGRNIMDHTNEQQKMLELKRQEIAEQKRREREMQQEMMLRDEETMELRGTYTSLQQEVEVKTKKLKKLYAKLQAVKAEIQDQHDEYIRVRQDLEEAQNEQTRELKLKYLIIENFIPPEEKNKIMNRLFLDCEEEQWKFQPLMPGGASNSQMKKRPTSAVGYKRPISQYARVAMAMGSHPRYRAENIMFLELDVSPPAVFEMEFSHDQEQDPRALHMERLMRLDSFLERPSTSKVRKSRSWCQSPQRPPPSIAHASLASAALLPTTALDHE
- the KIF3C gene encoding kinesin-like protein KIF3C isoform X2, which encodes MASKTKASEALKVVARCRPLSRKEEASGHEQILTMDVKLGQVTLRNPRAALGELPKTFTFDAVYDASSKQADLYDETVRPLVDSVLQGFNGTVFAYGQTGTGKTYTMQGTWVEPEQRGVIPNAFEHIFTHISRSQNQQYLVRASYLEIYQEEIRDLLSKEPGKRLELKENPETGVYIKDLSSFVTKNVKEIEHVMNLGNQTRAVGSTHMNEVSSRSHAIFVITVECSERGLDGQDHIRVGKLNLVDLAGSERQNKAGPNAAGGTATQPTGGGGGGGGGGSGERPKEASKINLSLSALGNVIAALAGNRSTHIPYRDSKLTRLLQDSLGGNAKTIMVATLGPASHSYDESLSTLRFANRAKNIKNKPRVNEDPKDTLLREFQEEIARLKAQLEKKGMLGKRLRRKSSRRKKAVSAPAGYPEGPLMEAWVAEEEDDNNNYRLPQPTLESALDKNMENYLQEQKEQLEEEKAAIQDDRSLVSEEKQKLLEEKEKMLEDLRREQQATELLAAKYKAMESKLLIGGRNIMDHTNEQQKMLELKRQEIAEQKRREREMQQEMMLRDEETMELRGTYTSLQQEVEVKTKKLKKLYAKLQAVKAEIQDQHDEYIRVRQDLEEAQNEQTRELKLKYLIIENFIPPEEKNKIMNRLFLDCEEEQWKFQPLMPGGANSQMKKRPTSAVGYKRPISQYARVAMAMGSHPRYRAENIMFLELDVSPPAVFEMEFSHDQEQDPRALHMERLMRLDSFLERPSTSKVRKSRSWCQSPQRPPPSIAHASLASAALLPTTALDHE